The following are encoded in a window of Vigna unguiculata cultivar IT97K-499-35 chromosome 8, ASM411807v1, whole genome shotgun sequence genomic DNA:
- the LOC114194533 gene encoding uncharacterized protein LOC114194533 has protein sequence MVGEGDRGKAVIVGGSIAGLSCAHALTLAGWNVLVLEKTPSPPTGSPTGAGLGLNSLSQQIIQSWLPHSQQQLLLNTTLPLTIDQNCVTDSERKVHSTLTRDESLNFRAAHWADLHGLLYNALPSDIFLWGHLFLSFHVLHDKGSVIVKAKVLQTGEVVEIQGDLLVAADGCLSSIRQKYLPDFKLRYSGYCAWRGVLDFSKIENSETMTGIRKAYPDLGKCLYFDLASGSHTVLYELHRKRLNWVWLVNQPEPEVKGTSVTMKVNSEMIQKMQEEAEKVLIPEMVKVIKETREPFLNFIYDSDPLEKMVWERVVLVGDAAHPTTPHCVRSTNMSILDAAVLGKCMEKWGLQKLESALEEYELIRLPVTSKQVLHARRLGRLKQGLVLPDREPFDPKLVRPEDHQELLVRNTPFFNDGPLSLGLIPSDCL, from the exons ATGGTTGGTGAAGGAGACAGAGGAAAGGCAGTGATAGTGGGAGGAAGCATAGCAGGTTTATCATGTGCACATGCTCTTACCTTAGCCGGTTGGAATGTCCTTGTGCTTGAGAAAACACCTTCACCTCCAACCGGAAGCCCCACTGGTGCTGGTCTTGGACTCAACTCTCTCTCCCAACAAATCATTCAATCATGGCTTCCACACTCACAACAACAACTCCTACTCAACACCACTCTGCCTCTGACCATTGATCAG AACTGTGTAACTGACAGTGAGAGGAAGGTTCACAGTACATTGACAAGGGATGAGAGTTTGAATTTCAGAGCAGCACATTGGGCAGACCTTCATGGCCTTCTGTACAATGCACTGCCATCAGATATATTTTTATGGGgtcatctttttctctctttccatGTTCTACATGATAAGGGTTCTGTCATAGTAAAGGCCAAGGTTCTACAAACTGGTGAGGTTGTAGAGATACAAGGGGATTTGCTTGTTGCAGCAGATGGTTGTCTCTCTTCCATCCGTCAGAAATATCTCCCTGACTTTAAACTCAG ATATTCAGGCTATTGTGCATGGAGAGGAgttcttgatttttcaaaaattgagaaTTCAGAAACAATGACTGGTATCAGAAAGGCATACCCTGATCTAGGAAAATGCTTGTACTTTGACTTGGCCTCAGGTTCACACACTGTGCTGTATGAGCTGCACAGAAAAAGACTCAATTGGGTTTGGCTTGTGAATCAGCCTGAGCCTGAAGTGAAG GGGACATCAGTGACAATGAAGGTAAATAGTGAGATGATCCAGAAGATGCAGGAAGAAGCAGAAAAGGTTTTGATTCCTGAAATGGTAAAGGTGATAAAAGAAACAAGGGAACCTTTCTTGAATTTCATATATGATAGTGATCCCTTGGAGAAGATGGTTTGGGAGAGAGTGGTGTTGGTAGGTGATGCAGCTCACCCCACCACTCCTCACTGTGTTAGAAGCACAAACATGTCCATATTAGATGCAGCTGTGTTAGGAAAATGCATGGAGAAGTGGGGACTACAAAAGCTTGAATCAGCTTTGGAAGAGTATGAGTTGATTAGGCTACCTGTGACCTCGAAGCAAGTTCTGCATGCAAGGCGTCTTGGTCGGTTGAAACAAGGGTTGGTTCTACCTGATAGAGAACCTTTTGACCCAAAGTTGGTTAGGCCAGAGGATCATCAGGAGCTTCTAGTGAGGAACACACCATTTTTTAATGATGGGCCTTTATCACTTGGTTTAATACCATCTGATTGCTTGTAG